Proteins co-encoded in one Sulfuricystis thermophila genomic window:
- a CDS encoding elements of external origin — translation METMGLSIRAYARHRGVSDTAVHKAIRAGRITPEADGTIDPDKADRDWARNSEPPKEGTGAKAAKVRVSDDPAPNLAAGLPAGGTSLLQARTVNEVVKAQTNKVRLARLKGELVDRNQAIAHVFKLARTERDAWLNWPARISAQMAARLGMDAHTLHVALEAAVREHLAELGELKVRVD, via the coding sequence ATGGAGACCATGGGACTGTCGATTCGCGCCTACGCCCGCCACCGTGGGGTGTCGGACACCGCCGTACACAAGGCCATCCGCGCCGGGCGCATCACGCCCGAGGCGGACGGCACGATCGATCCGGACAAGGCCGACCGCGACTGGGCAAGGAACTCCGAGCCGCCCAAGGAGGGAACGGGCGCCAAAGCCGCGAAGGTGCGGGTGTCGGACGATCCGGCCCCGAACCTCGCCGCCGGGCTACCCGCGGGCGGCACGTCGCTGCTGCAGGCGCGCACGGTCAACGAGGTGGTCAAGGCGCAGACCAACAAGGTGCGCCTCGCCCGCCTCAAGGGCGAGCTGGTCGATCGCAACCAGGCCATCGCCCACGTGTTCAAGCTCGCGCGCACCGAGCGCGACGCCTGGCTCAACTGGCCGGCGCGCATCTCGGCGCAGATGGCGGCCAGGCTCGGCATGGACGCGCACACGCTGCACGTCGCGTTGGAGGCGGCGGTGCGCGAGCACCTCGCCGAGCTCGGTGAACTGAAGGTCCGCGTCGATTGA